The following coding sequences are from one Buchnera aphidicola (Cinara confinis) window:
- a CDS encoding ferredoxin--NADP(+) reductase, whose translation MIWLKANIIDLKKWNDRLFTLKINAPIAPFLAGQFTKLSCIYKNKRIQRAYSFVNAPNNKILEFYILLIPHGKLTPKLYNIQKYEIFITKYSFGFFILSELPIRQNIWMIATGTAIGPYCSILQDKIIFQKYKKIILIYAVKSVNDLNYLKILKKIQKKNKNQMIIKIILSQEKNSKYLYGRIPKLLLSGQLEKSISEPLNKKESHVMLCGNPNMVKETQSILYKLKDMKKHFRRKTGHISSENYW comes from the coding sequence ATGATATGGTTAAAAGCAAACATAATTGATTTAAAAAAATGGAATGATCGATTGTTTACATTAAAAATAAACGCTCCTATTGCTCCTTTTCTTGCGGGACAATTTACAAAATTATCTTGTATATATAAAAATAAAAGAATTCAACGTGCCTATTCTTTTGTTAATGCACCTAATAATAAGATATTAGAATTTTATATATTACTTATCCCACACGGGAAATTAACACCTAAATTATATAATATCCAGAAATATGAAATTTTTATTACAAAATATTCTTTTGGATTTTTTATTTTGTCTGAACTACCAATACGTCAAAATATTTGGATGATTGCCACAGGAACAGCAATCGGTCCATACTGTTCTATTTTACAAGATAAAATTATATTTCAGAAATATAAAAAAATAATTTTAATATATGCCGTTAAATCAGTAAATGATTTAAATTATCTTAAAATTTTAAAAAAAATTCAAAAAAAAAATAAAAATCAAATGATTATTAAAATAATTTTAAGTCAAGAAAAAAATTCAAAATATTTATATGGACGCATACCAAAATTATTATTGTCAGGTCAATTAGAAAAATCTATTTCAGAACCTTTAAATAAAAAAGAATCGCATGTTATGTTATGCGGTAACCCTAATATGGTAAAAGAAACTCAAAGTATATTATATAAATTAAAAGATATGAAAAAACATTTCAGAAGAAAAACCGGTCATATTTCTAGTGAAAATTACTGGTAA
- the rpmE gene encoding 50S ribosomal protein L31, which produces MKKNIHPEYKQIFAICSCGYKIPVFSTKVSDMQLDMCSQCHPFYTGKQRKLNTTGRIQKFKKRFNLSN; this is translated from the coding sequence ATGAAAAAAAATATTCATCCGGAATATAAACAAATTTTTGCTATTTGTTCTTGCGGATATAAAATTCCAGTTTTTTCTACTAAAGTTAGTGATATGCAATTAGATATGTGTTCGCAATGTCATCCTTTTTATACAGGCAAACAAAGAAAACTGAATACTACTGGGCGTATACAAAAATTTAAAAAACGTTTTAATCTTTCTAATTAA
- the dapF gene encoding diaminopimelate epimerase, with product MRTWSDRHLGIGFDQLLILQKSNCLKAKYYYRIINSDGTEVEQCGNGARCIAYYLFIIKKIKKNKICIRTKKRYLYLEYLYKNFMKIDMGKPLFSPCQLPFLNNDIKLYYSIEIDKRIYKISIVSMGNPHCIVQIEDFNDNLIKKIGYKLSIHPLFPKGVNVGFMQVISENKIFLKVYERGVGETKSCGTGACAAVVTGIRNNLLCNTVDVFLSGGQLQVTWRGGLKDTVYMSGEATHVYDGVLKY from the coding sequence GTGAGAACGTGGTCAGATCGACATTTAGGAATAGGATTTGATCAATTATTAATTTTACAAAAAAGTAATTGTTTAAAAGCTAAATATTATTATCGAATTATTAATTCTGACGGTACAGAAGTTGAACAATGCGGAAATGGAGCTCGATGTATCGCATATTATTTATTTATTATTAAAAAAATTAAGAAAAATAAAATTTGTATTAGAACTAAAAAGAGATATTTATATTTAGAATATTTATATAAAAATTTTATGAAAATTGATATGGGTAAGCCCTTATTTTCTCCTTGTCAACTTCCTTTTTTGAATAATGATATAAAATTATACTATTCTATTGAAATTGATAAAAGAATTTATAAAATAAGTATAGTTTCTATGGGTAACCCACATTGCATTGTGCAAATAGAGGATTTTAATGATAATTTAATAAAAAAAATTGGATATAAGTTATCTATTCATCCATTATTTCCAAAAGGGGTAAATGTTGGTTTTATGCAAGTTATTTCAGAAAATAAGATTTTTTTAAAAGTATATGAACGTGGAGTAGGTGAAACAAAATCTTGTGGAACTGGAGCTTGTGCGGCGGTTGTCACAGGTATAAGAAATAACCTTTTATGTAATACAGTAGATGTTTTTTTATCTGGAGGTCAGTTACAAGTAACATGGCGTGGCGGTCTGAAAGATACTGTATATATGTCAGGTGAAGCTACTCATGTATATGATGGAGTTTTAAAATATTAA
- the hslU gene encoding ATP-dependent protease ATPase subunit HslU yields MSEMTPQEIVIELDKYIVGQDNAKRAVAIALRNRWRRMKLNSELRHEITPKNILMIGPTGVGKTEIARRLAKLANAPFIKVEATKFTEVGYVGKEVDSIIRDLIELAVKMMRVQKIKKNRKYAQEIAEEKILKILIPISQDKWNQDSEKENENSTIQLFRKKLREGKLDHQEIEIQITSPPIGIEIMSPPGMEELTNQLQSLFQNLSGQKKNLRKLKIKDAMKLLTEEEALKLINMEELKTKAIHSVEQNSIVFIDEIDKICQSSNKSTNGSGISREGVQRDLLPLIEGCTVSTKYGPVKTDHILFIASGSFQTSSPSDLIPELQGRLPIRVELKALTSHDLERILIEPNISITMQYQELIKTEGIEIIFTKDGIQKIAEASWSINETTDNIGARRLYTVLEKLMEDISFYTKEKYSQKIYIDKKYVNQHLKKLIKNQDLSRFIL; encoded by the coding sequence ATGTCGGAAATGACTCCTCAGGAAATTGTAATTGAATTAGATAAATATATCGTCGGTCAAGATAACGCAAAACGTGCGGTAGCTATAGCTTTACGTAATAGATGGCGGCGTATGAAATTAAATTCTGAATTACGACATGAAATTACTCCTAAAAATATTTTAATGATAGGTCCAACAGGCGTAGGAAAAACAGAAATAGCCCGAAGATTAGCAAAATTAGCTAATGCGCCATTTATCAAAGTAGAAGCAACAAAATTTACAGAAGTTGGTTATGTCGGAAAAGAAGTTGATTCAATTATTCGAGATCTAATAGAACTCGCAGTAAAAATGATGCGGGTTCAAAAAATAAAAAAGAATAGAAAATATGCTCAAGAAATCGCTGAAGAAAAAATATTAAAAATTTTAATTCCAATATCACAAGATAAGTGGAATCAAGATAGCGAAAAAGAAAATGAAAATAGCACAATACAATTATTTCGAAAAAAATTAAGAGAAGGAAAACTGGATCATCAAGAAATAGAAATTCAAATTACTTCTCCGCCTATTGGAATAGAAATTATGTCTCCTCCTGGAATGGAAGAGCTTACCAATCAATTACAATCACTTTTTCAAAATTTAAGCGGACAAAAAAAAAATTTAAGAAAACTAAAAATTAAAGATGCAATGAAATTACTTACCGAAGAAGAAGCTTTAAAATTAATTAATATGGAAGAATTAAAAACAAAAGCTATTCATTCAGTTGAACAAAATAGTATAGTTTTCATTGATGAAATAGATAAAATTTGTCAAAGTAGTAATAAATCTACAAATGGATCAGGAATTTCTCGAGAAGGTGTGCAACGTGACTTATTACCTTTAATTGAAGGATGCACTGTATCAACTAAATATGGTCCAGTCAAAACAGATCATATTTTATTTATTGCGTCTGGATCTTTTCAAACATCTTCCCCTTCTGATTTAATTCCGGAACTACAAGGACGATTACCAATACGTGTAGAATTGAAAGCATTAACAAGCCATGATCTTGAACGTATTTTAATTGAACCTAACATCTCTATTACTATGCAATATCAAGAATTAATAAAAACTGAAGGAATAGAAATAATTTTTACTAAAGATGGAATTCAAAAAATTGCAGAAGCATCTTGGAGTATTAACGAAACTACAGATAATATTGGTGCTCGTCGTTTATATACTGTACTAGAAAAATTAATGGAAGATATATCATTTTATACTAAAGAAAAATATAGTCAAAAAATCTATATTGATAAAAAATATGTTAATCAACATTTAAAAAAATTAATTAAAAACCAAGATTTAAGTAGATTTATTTTATAA
- the trxA gene encoding thioredoxin, which yields MKISNIIEVFDKNFNEIVLLSKKYVLVDFWADWCGPCKILAPILEDIADQYLGKIIVGKMNVDKNSLIPPKYSIRGIPSLLLFYNSQVIGTKIGALSKVELIDFLNTHLNQENI from the coding sequence ATGAAAATCAGTAATATAATTGAAGTTTTTGATAAAAACTTTAATGAAATTGTATTATTATCAAAAAAATATGTATTAGTGGATTTTTGGGCGGATTGGTGTGGACCTTGTAAAATTTTAGCGCCTATTTTAGAAGATATTGCTGATCAATATTTAGGAAAAATTATAGTCGGTAAAATGAATGTAGATAAAAATAGTCTTATTCCACCAAAATATTCTATCAGAGGTATTCCTTCTCTTTTACTTTTTTATAATTCACAAGTAATCGGTACAAAAATTGGTGCGCTATCAAAAGTAGAATTAATTGATTTTTTAAATACTCATTTAAATCAAGAAAATATATAA
- a CDS encoding UvrD-helicase domain-containing protein: protein MKLNIAQKKAIHLIQGPCLVLAGAGSGKTSVIINKIFQLITFYQYDPSRIITVTFTNKAAQEIRWRLLNLLSDKIIKQLFISTFHAFGLKIIREEIKILGFSSSFTLLDNQEQLHVLKDLALIELKNDIFLLKKLFNQIKKWKNLLLSPELARIYIKKISHEKFFDLYHKYTNFLRSHNLLDFDDLIFLPTLLLKSNVLVRLRWQKKIQYLLVDEYQDTNGSQYELIKVLSEKNQNFTLVGDDDQSIYSWRGARPKNFYFLRDDFPNLNVVKLEQNYRSSGCILKAANQLIANNSNLFNKKLFSTLAFGKKIYIFIALNEVHEAKIIVNHIKVHKNFYKKKFQDYAILYRNNYQAKIFEFELIYQKIPYHIHEGNSFFENLEIKDLLAYLRLIVNPYDDIAFLRIINIPRRKIGSVTLCKLKSLAKKYKICLFFASMDARIIFHFKKNTVLILHNFILWIKKIMLLIPKNSKDILDLIIKKIDYINWLNKKIKDRILLKRAIKNIQIFSHWLKTILNKKVLKRPMTLGDALLHLISDQNIHHNIKYNNSLSMSLDQLQLMTLHASKGLEFLVVYIVGVEEGTLPHKKSILKENVSEERRLMYVGITRARQQLFLSFCKNKIKFGTKEHLQPSRFLLELPKSSTVWVNKS, encoded by the coding sequence ATGAAATTAAATATTGCACAAAAAAAAGCTATTCATTTGATTCAAGGTCCATGTCTAGTTTTAGCAGGCGCTGGTTCCGGTAAAACAAGTGTAATTATTAATAAAATTTTTCAATTAATTACATTTTATCAATATGATCCTTCTAGAATTATTACTGTAACTTTTACTAATAAAGCTGCTCAAGAAATACGATGGCGTTTATTAAATTTATTATCTGACAAAATAATAAAGCAATTATTTATTTCTACTTTTCATGCTTTTGGTTTAAAGATTATTCGAGAAGAAATTAAAATCTTAGGTTTTTCTTCTTCTTTTACATTATTAGACAATCAAGAGCAATTACATGTTTTAAAAGATTTAGCATTAATAGAATTAAAAAATGATATTTTTCTTTTAAAAAAATTGTTTAATCAAATTAAAAAATGGAAAAATCTTTTACTATCGCCAGAATTAGCTCGTATATATATAAAAAAAATATCACATGAAAAATTTTTTGATTTATATCATAAGTATACTAATTTTTTAAGGTCTCATAATTTATTGGATTTTGATGACTTAATTTTTTTACCAACATTACTACTAAAAAGTAATGTATTAGTGAGACTTCGTTGGCAAAAAAAAATTCAATATCTATTAGTTGATGAATATCAAGATACAAATGGAAGTCAATATGAATTAATTAAAGTATTAAGTGAAAAAAATCAAAATTTTACATTGGTAGGTGATGATGATCAGTCTATTTATTCCTGGAGAGGAGCGCGCCCAAAAAATTTTTACTTTTTAAGAGATGATTTTCCAAATTTAAATGTTGTTAAATTAGAACAAAATTATCGTTCTTCTGGTTGTATTTTAAAAGCCGCTAATCAATTAATTGCCAATAATTCTAATTTGTTTAACAAAAAGTTATTTTCTACTTTAGCGTTTGGAAAAAAAATATATATTTTTATTGCTTTAAATGAAGTTCACGAAGCTAAAATTATAGTTAATCATATTAAAGTTCATAAAAATTTTTATAAAAAAAAATTCCAAGATTACGCTATCTTATATCGTAATAATTATCAAGCAAAGATTTTCGAATTTGAATTAATATATCAAAAAATTCCATATCATATTCATGAAGGAAACTCTTTTTTTGAAAATTTAGAAATTAAAGATTTATTAGCATATTTACGTCTTATTGTTAATCCTTATGATGATATAGCTTTTTTAAGAATTATTAATATTCCACGTCGTAAAATTGGTTCAGTTACATTATGTAAATTAAAATCTTTAGCTAAGAAATATAAAATTTGCCTATTTTTTGCGAGCATGGATGCCCGTATTATTTTTCATTTTAAAAAAAATACCGTTTTAATTTTACATAATTTTATTTTATGGATAAAAAAAATTATGCTTTTAATTCCTAAAAATTCTAAAGATATTTTAGATTTGATTATTAAAAAAATTGATTATATAAATTGGTTAAATAAAAAAATTAAAGATCGAATATTATTAAAAAGAGCTATTAAAAATATTCAAATATTTTCGCATTGGTTAAAAACTATTTTAAATAAAAAAGTTTTAAAGCGACCAATGACTTTAGGGGATGCTTTATTGCATCTTATTTCAGATCAGAATATTCATCATAATATTAAATATAATAATAGTCTTAGTATGTCTTTAGATCAGTTACAGTTAATGACTTTACATGCATCGAAGGGTTTAGAATTTTTAGTGGTATATATTGTAGGGGTAGAGGAAGGAACTTTGCCTCATAAAAAAAGTATTTTAAAAGAAAATGTATCAGAAGAACGTCGTCTGATGTATGTAGGAATAACAAGAGCACGACAGCAATTATTTTTAAGTTTTTGTAAAAATAAAATAAAATTTGGTACTAAAGAACATTTACAACCTAGTCGTTTTTTGTTAGAACTTCCTAAATCTTCAACAGTATGGGTTAATAAATCTTAA
- the rho gene encoding transcription termination factor Rho, which produces MNLTALKNKSVSKLIILGESIGLENLARMRKQDIIFSILKQHSKSGEDIFGDGVLEILQDGFGFLRSSDSSYLAGPDDIYVSPSQIRRFNLRTGDTISGKIRPPKEGERYFALLKVNEVNYDRPENARNKILFENLTPLHANSRLKMERGNGSTEDLTARVLDLASPIGRGQRGLIVAPPKAGKTMLLQNIAQSIAYNHPECVLMVLLIDERPEEVTEMQRLVNGEVIASTFDEPASRHVQVSEMVIEKAKRLVEHKKDVIILLDSITRLARAYNTVVPASGKILTGGVDANALHRPKRFFGAARNVKEGGSLTIIATALIDTGSKMDEVIYEEFKGTGNMELPLSRKIAEKRVFPAIDYNRSGTRREELLTIPEELQKMWILRKIIHPMGEIDAMEFLINKLSMTKTNDEFFEMMKRS; this is translated from the coding sequence ATGAATCTTACTGCATTAAAAAATAAATCGGTTTCTAAGCTTATTATTCTTGGTGAAAGTATAGGTCTTGAAAATTTAGCGCGTATGAGGAAACAAGATATTATTTTTTCTATTCTTAAACAACATTCAAAAAGTGGAGAGGATATATTTGGTGATGGTGTGTTAGAAATTTTACAGGATGGTTTTGGTTTTTTAAGATCTTCTGACAGTTCTTATCTGGCAGGTCCAGATGATATTTATGTATCACCTAGTCAAATACGTCGTTTTAATTTAAGAACTGGTGATACCATTTCTGGAAAAATTCGACCCCCTAAAGAGGGCGAAAGATATTTTGCATTATTAAAAGTTAATGAAGTAAATTATGATCGTCCCGAAAATGCACGTAACAAAATTTTATTTGAAAATTTAACACCATTACATGCTAATTCTAGATTAAAAATGGAAAGAGGTAATGGTTCTACTGAAGATTTAACGGCTCGGGTTCTTGACTTAGCATCTCCTATTGGAAGAGGTCAACGAGGATTAATTGTAGCTCCACCAAAAGCTGGAAAGACAATGTTGTTACAAAATATAGCACAAAGTATTGCTTATAATCATCCGGAATGTGTTTTAATGGTTTTATTAATTGATGAACGTCCAGAAGAAGTTACAGAAATGCAAAGATTAGTTAATGGAGAAGTTATCGCTTCTACTTTTGATGAACCTGCTTCTAGACATGTTCAAGTATCTGAGATGGTAATAGAAAAAGCGAAAAGATTAGTGGAACACAAAAAAGATGTGATTATTTTATTAGATTCTATTACTCGTTTAGCTCGAGCATATAACACAGTAGTACCTGCTTCTGGAAAAATATTAACTGGCGGAGTTGATGCTAACGCTTTACATAGACCGAAAAGATTTTTTGGAGCAGCTCGTAATGTGAAAGAAGGGGGAAGTTTAACTATTATAGCAACAGCTTTAATTGATACTGGATCTAAAATGGATGAAGTTATTTATGAAGAATTTAAAGGGACTGGAAATATGGAGTTGCCATTATCTAGAAAAATAGCAGAAAAAAGAGTTTTTCCTGCGATTGATTATAATCGTTCAGGTACAAGACGTGAAGAATTATTAACCATTCCAGAAGAATTACAAAAAATGTGGATTTTACGAAAAATTATTCATCCTATGGGCGAAATTGATGCTATGGAGTTTTTAATTAATAAGTTATCTATGACAAAAACTAATGATGAGTTTTTTGAAATGATGAAACGATCATAA
- the zapB gene encoding cell division protein ZapB — MVLEVFSELENKIKKSIDIIIALKIEARQFKSQIDDLKKEIDNLLQLNNTLQNKNKELTEEHLFWKDKLLVLSKKINDFMLEDKY; from the coding sequence ATGGTTTTAGAAGTTTTTTCCGAATTAGAAAATAAAATAAAGAAATCAATAGATATAATTATTGCTTTAAAAATAGAAGCACGTCAATTTAAATCACAAATAGATGATTTAAAAAAAGAAATAGATAATTTATTACAATTAAATAATACATTACAAAATAAAAATAAAGAATTAACGGAAGAACATTTATTTTGGAAGGATAAATTATTAGTTTTATCCAAAAAAATAAATGATTTTATGTTAGAAGATAAATATTAA
- the hslV gene encoding ATP-dependent protease subunit HslV, with product MTTILSVRTNGKVVIGGDGQATFGHTIMKSNVRKVRSLYKKQVIAGFAGGTADAFTLFELFEKKLEKHQGQLLRAAIELAKDWRTDQFLRKLEALLAVADKNHSLIITGTGDVIQPENDVIAIGSGGPFAQAAAYALIQNTTLNAIEIVKKSLQIAANICIYTNQSLTIKDIPSVK from the coding sequence ATGACTACAATACTTAGCGTACGAACAAATGGCAAAGTAGTAATCGGTGGAGATGGACAAGCAACTTTTGGACATACAATTATGAAAAGTAATGTTCGAAAAGTACGTTCATTATACAAAAAACAAGTTATCGCTGGTTTTGCTGGCGGAACAGCTGACGCTTTTACTCTATTTGAATTATTTGAAAAAAAATTAGAAAAACATCAGGGACAATTACTACGTGCTGCTATTGAATTAGCAAAAGATTGGCGTACTGATCAATTTCTAAGAAAATTAGAAGCATTACTAGCAGTAGCAGACAAGAATCATTCATTAATTATTACAGGTACAGGCGATGTTATTCAACCTGAAAATGATGTCATTGCTATTGGTTCAGGAGGACCTTTTGCTCAAGCCGCTGCATATGCTTTAATTCAAAATACAACTTTAAATGCCATTGAAATAGTAAAAAAATCATTACAAATTGCAGCTAATATTTGTATTTATACTAATCAATCATTAACTATTAAAGATATACCCTCAGTAAAGTGA
- the orn gene encoding oligoribonuclease produces the protein MTGLNPKKDRILEIASIITDKKLKILAEGPNICIYQKEKILKNMDNNIYCIHKKNGLLKKIKNSKIREKEAEKKTLKFLKKWVPIHTSPICGNTISQDRIFLKKFMPQLESYFHYRHIDISTLKELVKRWKPHYIKEKKKNKHRALSDLYESISELLFYKKNFFQ, from the coding sequence ATGACCGGTTTAAATCCTAAAAAAGACCGAATTCTTGAAATTGCATCTATTATTACCGATAAAAAATTAAAAATACTTGCAGAAGGTCCAAATATCTGTATTTATCAAAAAGAAAAAATATTAAAAAATATGGACAATAATATTTACTGTATACATAAAAAAAATGGATTATTAAAAAAAATTAAAAATAGCAAAATTCGTGAAAAAGAAGCAGAAAAAAAAACATTAAAATTTTTAAAAAAATGGGTGCCTATTCATACTTCTCCTATATGCGGTAACACAATTTCACAAGATCGAATTTTTTTAAAAAAATTTATGCCACAATTAGAATCATATTTTCATTATCGCCATATTGATATCAGCACACTTAAAGAATTAGTTAAACGTTGGAAACCTCATTATATAAAAGAAAAAAAAAAAAATAAACATCGAGCTTTATCAGATTTATATGAATCTATATCAGAATTATTATTCTATAAAAAAAATTTTTTTCAATAA
- the ilvC gene encoding ketol-acid reductoisomerase: MKNYFNSLNFRNQLKELNTGFLLHSKDFLNSTKILNQKNIVIVGCGAQGLNQGLNLRDSGLNIAYALRSESIKKKSISWQNAIKNNFLVDTYKKLIPNADFVINLTPDKEHTIVVKKLQKLMKKNAILGYSHGFNIVEVGEKIRSDITVIMVAPKCPGTEVRQEFLKGFGVPALIAVHKMNDPNLEGLELAKAWAVGLGSHKAGILSSSFIAEVKSDLMGEQTILCGMLQACSLVCYQHLISKGYDSEYSTTLLQFGWEKLTEVMKVGGISLLLDFLSNTAKIRVYTLSLALKKILKPLYRLHMDDIISGQFSKNMMQDWKDNNLNLYTWRKKLRDSNFEKSAIYENRIIQDQEYFEKCTLMIAMLKAGVELAFETMLEAGITEESAYYESLHELPLIANTIARKRLYEMNMVISDTAEYGNYLFSNRAIPLLNNFINSVKSSDLGESIIEENINPNQLLSINYSVRNHRIELVGKRLRSYMRKTKSL, translated from the coding sequence GTGAAAAATTATTTCAATTCATTAAATTTTAGAAATCAATTAAAAGAGCTAAATACTGGATTTTTATTACATTCAAAAGATTTTTTAAATTCTACAAAAATATTAAATCAAAAAAATATTGTTATTGTTGGATGCGGAGCGCAAGGTTTAAATCAAGGTTTAAATTTACGAGATTCAGGTTTAAATATTGCTTATGCTTTACGAAGTGAATCTATCAAAAAGAAATCTATTTCTTGGCAAAATGCTATTAAAAATAATTTTTTAGTAGATACATATAAGAAGTTAATACCAAACGCTGATTTTGTAATTAATTTAACTCCGGATAAAGAGCATACAATTGTTGTAAAAAAATTACAAAAATTAATGAAAAAAAATGCTATTTTAGGATATTCCCATGGTTTTAACATTGTAGAAGTAGGAGAAAAAATTCGTTCAGATATTACTGTGATTATGGTGGCGCCTAAATGTCCGGGAACCGAAGTCCGTCAAGAATTTTTGAAAGGTTTTGGAGTACCCGCGTTAATTGCTGTACATAAAATGAATGATCCAAACTTAGAAGGTTTAGAATTAGCTAAAGCTTGGGCAGTGGGATTAGGTTCTCATAAAGCAGGAATTTTAAGTTCTTCATTTATTGCGGAAGTGAAATCAGATTTAATGGGAGAACAAACTATTTTATGTGGAATGCTACAGGCTTGTTCTTTAGTTTGTTATCAGCATTTAATTAGTAAAGGTTATGATTCTGAATATTCCACCACATTACTGCAATTTGGATGGGAAAAATTAACAGAAGTGATGAAGGTTGGTGGAATATCTTTATTGTTAGATTTTCTTTCTAATACAGCTAAAATACGCGTTTATACATTATCTCTAGCATTAAAAAAAATTTTAAAACCTTTGTATCGTTTGCATATGGATGATATTATATCTGGTCAATTTTCTAAAAATATGATGCAAGATTGGAAAGATAATAATCTAAATTTATATACATGGAGAAAAAAACTACGTGATTCTAATTTTGAAAAATCTGCGATTTATGAAAATCGTATTATTCAAGATCAGGAATATTTTGAAAAATGTACTTTGATGATTGCTATGTTAAAAGCAGGGGTAGAATTAGCATTTGAAACAATGTTAGAAGCTGGCATTACAGAAGAATCAGCATATTATGAATCTCTACACGAATTACCTTTAATAGCTAATACTATTGCTCGAAAAAGACTATATGAAATGAATATGGTTATTTCTGATACAGCAGAATATGGAAATTACCTTTTTTCTAATCGTGCTATACCATTATTAAATAATTTTATCAATTCAGTTAAAAGCAGTGATTTAGGTGAATCAATAATAGAAGAAAATATTAATCCGAATCAACTTTTATCTATAAATTATAGTGTACGAAATCACCGAATTGAATTAGTTGGCAAACGTCTTCGGTCTTATATGAGAAAAACAAAGTCTTTATAA